The Alteromonas mediterranea DE genome contains the following window.
GCTTAGGCAACGCCGAAGTGAATGCTGACGGTAGCTTTACGTACACGCCTAATGCTCAGGTAACAGGTAGCGACAGCTTTACCTTTACCGTTTCTGATGGTGTAAACCCTGAGGTTACAGCTACAGTTTCTGTAACTATAGAAGCACAGCAAGTGTCGTTGTCAAGCTATACCCGAGACGCCTTTAACCAAGCGCCGACCGATGAACCTTTACCGATAAACGGCAGAGAGTTCACCCAAGATGCTGACGATTCTACATTCGATGACTTGTTGATTGATCAATAACAAGTACCGAATGCGTGCATTCGCTAGCGGGTTACCAATAGCGAAGAACCCGTGTCAACCGTGAAGCCAGGGACGGCTTTTTTAAGGGAAACATTAATGAAGTTTATTAACACGTTTACTTTACGCTTTCTTATTGCTGGCTTAGGGCTCGTTTTACCGTCTGCAGGAAGTTACGCTAGCTCGCAAGATGAAGCCATGAGCTACGACACCGTTATTGCCACTTGGCAGCCGCGACATGAATCGATTGCGCACTTAAATGAAGCTGAAAAAATACTTACCTCAAGCCGATACTTAACGGCGGGTGGAGATGAAAGAGAACGCGTGACGCGTTTTACAAATAGGCTACGCAACAATTTCGACACATTGAACGCAGGCCAAAAAGAGCGCCTTATTATTCTAGAAGCCCGGCTTCTTCAAGGTGTACACAAGTTTGAGCAAGCCAAACAACACTTATCTCAAATAACACATTATCGCTCTCCTGCCGCGCAGTTGCTGCTGGCAGATATCAATATTCAACAGGGCAATACCGCACAAGCAAAGCACTATTGCGAGCAGCTAGTGGGCCAAACCAGTTTTTTAATTGCCTTTACCTGCATGGTAAATGCCGATTTCTCGGAAAAGAAAGACGCGAAATTGCTCGAAAAGCTCAACGCTTTCGAGACATACACAAGCGCAGCTAGACCTGATGAAAAACAGTGGTTTTATGAAGTACTGGCAGACATGTCACTTCAACTCGGTAACGCCGAAGAGGCCATTCGCTACCTAAATCAAACGGCGTTTAACGCCCTCCCAATCAGCGCATTACTGGTTTGGGCTGAAGCTCATTTTAAGCTAGGCGAGTTTGACACCATTACGAACACTTTAGCGGCAGCAGTTTCTGATATATCAACGGTGGATGATGGTTTACTTTTAAAGTGGGCTAAGGCAGAACGTGCTCAAGGCATTACGTCTTCAAACGTCCAATCTCGCTTAGCGAAAAATATGGAAATACGCGTATGGCGCGAAGATAGTTCCCATGCTGCACAGGTCGCCACCTACTTCTTAGAGGTGCAACCTAACTACGCACTCGCCTTAAAATTTGCCAAGCTTAACTGGGAATACGCACAAACAAACAACGACAAACAATTGCTTGAACGCGCCCAAAAGGCAGTGGATGCCTAATCCAACCAACTATTTCAGTGACCGAACCATGATTAGACTTATCGCA
Protein-coding sequences here:
- a CDS encoding Ig-like domain-containing protein; protein product: MPITTSFLKNSAGQRHSVNQRHTHRLWIVSSLVLALSGCFDSDDDDDYQAPEENVAPVAVDEMLTTQADIAFDGTLTATDEDGDPLTFGLGENGSLGNAEVNADGSFTYTPNAQVTGSDSFTFTVSDGVNPEVTATVSVTIEAQQVSLSSYTRDAFNQAPTDEPLPINGREFTQDADDSTFDDLLIDQ